A genomic region of Candidatus Pseudomonas phytovorans contains the following coding sequences:
- the aroK gene encoding shikimate kinase AroK encodes MRNLILVGPMGAGKSTIGRLLAKELRLLFKDSDKEIELRCGANIPWIFDKEGEPGFREREQAMIAELCELDGVVLATGGGAVMREANRLALRRGGRVIYLHASVEQQVGRTARDRNRPLLRTANPEATLRALLEARDPLYREIADVVVETDERPPRMVVIDILERLQQLPPR; translated from the coding sequence GTGCGAAATTTGATACTTGTGGGGCCCATGGGCGCTGGTAAAAGCACCATCGGACGCCTATTGGCCAAAGAGCTGCGCCTGCTGTTCAAGGATTCCGACAAGGAAATCGAACTGCGATGCGGCGCCAACATCCCGTGGATTTTCGACAAGGAAGGCGAGCCGGGTTTCCGTGAGCGCGAGCAGGCGATGATCGCGGAACTGTGCGAACTTGACGGCGTGGTCCTGGCGACCGGCGGTGGCGCGGTGATGCGCGAAGCCAATCGCCTGGCATTGCGCCGGGGTGGCCGGGTTATCTACCTGCATGCTTCGGTAGAACAGCAGGTTGGCCGAACCGCACGTGATCGCAATCGCCCGCTGCTGCGCACCGCCAACCCCGAGGCGACCCTGCGCGCCCTGCTGGAAGCCCGCGACCCGCTCTACCGCGAGATCGCCGACGTTGTGGTGGAAACCGACGAACGGCCGCCACGCATGGTTGTGATCGATATTCTCGAACGCTTGCAGCAGTTGCCGCCCCGTTAA
- a CDS encoding AAA family ATPase, which produces MTSLHADEAFLDHYQLSHDPFAPRVPGFKFFPAQRKPVLGQLHHLARYSQLMLVVSGPLGSGKSLLRQALVASTNKQAVQSVVVSARSASDASSVLAQVAQDLGVAQPEVQAILSRVVQLALTGQEVYLLVDDAEQLDESALQALLELAAGVPEGRPHVFLFGEPSLIAGLDELNVEEERFHIIELAPYSEEETREYLEQRLEGAGRGIEVFSREQIVDIHEHSDGWPGNINQVARDTLIEAMIASRSTAKRPSMGFKMPKKHVLALSAVVVVAVAAAVLMPKKGDKAPAEAPAAQAQLPLGEGKPGAAIEFSGSSQPMPLPLVGQSQPVMREPLAQAAGMGEGEEGSQAGDTALQPGNPPPTVTTIAPPQGVPAGPAPTPAQPVAVAPVQPVAPAPKPVATQPAKPVAPVKPAPAPTQVAVAKPAAKPAEKPAPAGSGGGGWYAGQKPGNYVVQILGTSSEASAQAYVKAQGGDYRYFKKNLQGKPLFVVTYGSFANRDAAVAAIKNLPAKVQAGKPWPRTVASVQQELATAR; this is translated from the coding sequence ATGACCAGTTTGCATGCCGATGAGGCCTTTCTCGACCATTATCAGTTGAGCCACGATCCGTTCGCGCCCCGCGTGCCCGGCTTCAAGTTTTTCCCGGCCCAGCGCAAGCCCGTGCTTGGCCAGTTGCACCATCTGGCGCGCTACAGTCAGCTGATGCTGGTGGTCAGCGGCCCGCTGGGTAGCGGCAAGTCGCTGCTGCGCCAGGCCCTGGTGGCCAGCACCAACAAGCAGGCTGTGCAGAGTGTGGTGGTGTCTGCCCGCAGTGCCAGCGATGCCTCCAGCGTGCTGGCCCAGGTCGCGCAGGATCTGGGTGTGGCTCAGCCCGAAGTGCAGGCGATCCTGTCCAGGGTGGTGCAGTTGGCACTGACCGGGCAGGAAGTGTATTTGCTGGTGGACGATGCGGAACAACTCGACGAGTCGGCACTCCAAGCGTTGCTGGAGTTGGCGGCGGGGGTGCCGGAAGGTCGCCCGCACGTATTCCTGTTCGGTGAGCCATCGCTGATTGCCGGGTTGGATGAACTCAATGTCGAGGAAGAACGCTTCCACATCATCGAGCTCGCCCCCTACAGTGAAGAGGAAACCCGCGAGTACCTGGAACAGCGCCTGGAAGGGGCTGGCCGGGGCATCGAGGTGTTCAGCCGTGAACAGATCGTCGATATCCATGAACACTCCGACGGTTGGCCTGGCAACATCAACCAGGTCGCCCGGGACACTTTGATCGAAGCCATGATCGCCAGCCGCTCCACGGCCAAGCGACCATCCATGGGGTTCAAGATGCCTAAAAAACATGTGCTCGCGCTGTCCGCTGTGGTCGTGGTTGCCGTTGCGGCCGCGGTGTTGATGCCCAAGAAAGGCGACAAGGCACCCGCCGAAGCGCCTGCTGCCCAGGCCCAGCTGCCACTTGGCGAAGGCAAGCCTGGTGCTGCCATAGAGTTCTCCGGCTCGTCCCAGCCGATGCCGCTGCCGCTGGTTGGCCAGTCGCAGCCGGTGATGCGTGAGCCGCTGGCTCAGGCTGCCGGCATGGGCGAGGGTGAAGAAGGCAGCCAGGCGGGCGATACCGCCCTGCAGCCTGGCAACCCGCCGCCAACCGTGACCACCATTGCGCCGCCGCAAGGTGTGCCGGCCGGCCCCGCGCCTACACCTGCACAGCCAGTAGCCGTTGCGCCAGTGCAGCCGGTTGCGCCTGCGCCGAAACCTGTCGCAACCCAGCCTGCCAAGCCGGTTGCGCCGGTCAAGCCTGCGCCTGCGCCGACTCAGGTCGCCGTTGCCAAGCCCGCTGCAAAACCTGCTGAGAAGCCTGCGCCGGCTGGCAGTGGTGGTGGAGGCTGGTACGCCGGCCAGAAACCGGGTAATTACGTCGTGCAGATCCTCGGTACCAGCTCTGAGGCTTCGGCCCAGGCCTACGTCAAGGCCCAGGGTGGCGACTATCGCTACTTCAAGAAAAACCTGCAGGGCAAACCGCTGTTCGTCGTGACTTACGGCAGCTTCGCCAACCGCGATGCAGCGGTTGCGGCAATCAAGAACTTGCCAGCGAAGGTTCAGGCTGGTAAACCTTGGCCACGTACTGTCGCCAGCGTCCAACAAGAGCTGGCCACGGCCCGCTGA
- the pilM gene encoding pilus assembly protein PilM: MLGRFGKDASSLVGVEIAPDAVRVVQLQRRGRRCQVVASAQEPFESAAGKAWVEEPAAVVAALRRAYLRSGLRQPRVALALPASQVICKRCHLPVELVGAELEAQLLADAERMFPFPLEDLALDFQVLGASSMQPGCAEVLVAACRHSALASLDAIVGEAGLQLEAIEVDIIALCRMLPQGCLEGSALLRVEAHSAVLYDWHPGRPYQRRELQTQGLKGMEQLPERLHALLAEEHLPAGLWIASGSSVEPSWLQNLGRLLNTPCRHLPGLKGLEHVDATMILACALALGGLRP; encoded by the coding sequence ATGTTAGGACGCTTCGGCAAGGATGCCAGTTCACTCGTGGGGGTGGAAATTGCCCCTGACGCTGTTCGTGTTGTGCAACTTCAGCGGCGTGGCAGGCGCTGCCAGGTAGTTGCGTCGGCACAAGAGCCATTTGAATCCGCAGCTGGCAAGGCTTGGGTTGAGGAGCCCGCTGCGGTGGTGGCCGCCTTGCGCCGTGCCTACCTGCGCAGCGGCCTCAGGCAGCCTCGGGTAGCGTTGGCGTTGCCGGCCAGCCAGGTGATCTGCAAGCGCTGTCATTTGCCAGTGGAGCTGGTCGGGGCAGAATTGGAGGCGCAGTTGCTGGCCGATGCCGAGCGGATGTTTCCGTTTCCGTTGGAGGACCTGGCCCTGGACTTTCAGGTCTTGGGGGCCTCCAGCATGCAACCGGGGTGCGCTGAGGTGCTGGTGGCCGCGTGTCGGCACAGTGCGTTGGCGTCGCTTGATGCCATCGTTGGGGAGGCCGGGTTGCAACTTGAGGCCATCGAGGTCGACATCATTGCCTTGTGCCGAATGTTGCCCCAGGGCTGCCTCGAAGGTTCGGCATTACTGCGTGTCGAGGCGCACAGCGCAGTGCTTTATGACTGGCATCCCGGGCGGCCTTACCAGCGTCGTGAACTGCAAACGCAGGGGCTGAAGGGCATGGAGCAGTTGCCGGAACGCCTGCACGCACTGCTTGCCGAGGAGCATTTGCCAGCGGGCCTGTGGATTGCCAGTGGCTCATCGGTGGAGCCGAGCTGGTTGCAAAACCTTGGCCGCCTGCTGAATACCCCGTGCAGGCATTTGCCTGGTTTGAAGGGGCTGGAGCACGTTGATGCCACGATGATCCTGGCGTGCGCGTTGGCCCTTGGAGGGTTGCGCCCATGA
- a CDS encoding penicillin-binding protein 1A: MIRLLKFFWWSSVAVICALVLGVSGAFLYLSPSLPSVESLRSIQLQIPLRVYSSDGKLIAEFGEMRRSPIRFAEIPPQFIQALLSAEDDNFLNHYGVDPSSLMRAATQLVKTGHIQTGGSTITMQVAKNFFLTSERSFSRKINEILLALQIERELTKDEILELYVNKIYLGNRAYGIDAAAQVYYGKSIRDVSLAQMAMIAGLPKAPSRFNPLANAVRAKERRDWILGRMYKLGKIDQASYQAALAEPLNASYHVPTPEVNAPYIAEMARAEMVGRYGSEAYTEGFRVTTTVPSDMQEMANNAILKGLSDYDERHGYRGPEARFPGRTQAAWQQELGKQRILGGLEPAIVTHVDKTGLQVLTRDGQQAEVAWDTMKWARPFINNNAQGRAPQSPADVAQVGDLVRLQRLEDGKFKFSQVPGAQSALVTLDPYNGAIRALVGGFSFEQSNYNRAMQAKRQPGSSFKPFIYSAALDSGYTASTLVNDAPIVFVDESVDKVWRPKNDTNTFLGPIRMREALYKSRNLVSIRLLQAMGVDRTIDYIAKFGFNKQDLPRNLSLALGTATLTPMEIATGWSTFANGGYKITPYLIDRIESRSGETLFTANPARVPQGAEDQAGLAAPEQPISTAAMPGEAPSAFNPAAAAPQAPAVAEQIVDGRTTYILTSMLQDVIKRGTGRRALALGRTDLAGKTGTTNESKDAWFSGYNADYVTTVWVGFDQPETLGRREYGGTAALPIWMSFMGAALKDKPNHAPAEPEGILSLRVDPVSGRAASPSTPNAYFELFKAEDSPPSVDELGNGAAPGSPLPADEAAPMDLF; the protein is encoded by the coding sequence TTGATACGTCTGCTGAAGTTCTTCTGGTGGTCTTCCGTCGCAGTCATCTGCGCGCTCGTACTCGGTGTGAGCGGTGCGTTTCTGTATCTTAGTCCCAGCCTGCCCTCGGTCGAGTCCCTCAGAAGCATCCAGTTGCAGATCCCCCTCAGGGTGTACAGCAGCGACGGTAAGCTGATTGCCGAATTCGGCGAAATGCGTCGCTCGCCGATCCGCTTCGCGGAAATTCCGCCACAGTTCATTCAGGCACTTCTGTCAGCAGAGGACGACAATTTCCTCAACCACTACGGTGTCGACCCCAGCAGCCTGATGCGCGCAGCGACCCAGTTGGTGAAAACCGGGCATATCCAGACCGGCGGCAGCACCATCACCATGCAGGTGGCGAAGAACTTCTTCCTCACCAGCGAACGCAGCTTCTCGCGCAAGATCAACGAGATCCTGCTGGCCCTGCAGATCGAGCGTGAATTGACCAAGGACGAAATCCTTGAGCTCTACGTCAACAAGATCTACCTGGGCAACCGCGCCTACGGCATCGACGCCGCCGCGCAGGTGTACTACGGCAAATCGATCCGCGACGTGAGCCTGGCGCAGATGGCGATGATCGCCGGCCTGCCCAAGGCACCGTCACGCTTCAACCCGCTGGCCAACGCGGTGCGTGCCAAGGAGCGCCGCGACTGGATTCTGGGCCGCATGTACAAGCTGGGCAAGATCGACCAGGCCAGCTACCAGGCTGCCCTGGCCGAACCGCTAAATGCCAGCTACCACGTGCCGACACCTGAGGTGAATGCGCCTTACATCGCCGAAATGGCCCGCGCCGAAATGGTCGGCCGCTACGGCAGCGAGGCCTACACCGAAGGCTTCCGCGTTACCACCACGGTGCCCAGCGACATGCAGGAAATGGCCAACAACGCCATTCTCAAAGGCCTGTCCGATTACGACGAACGCCACGGCTACCGTGGCCCCGAAGCACGCTTCCCGGGCCGCACCCAGGCCGCCTGGCAGCAGGAACTGGGCAAACAGCGCATCCTTGGTGGCCTGGAGCCAGCAATCGTCACTCACGTCGATAAAACCGGCCTTCAGGTGCTGACCCGAGACGGCCAGCAAGCCGAAGTTGCCTGGGACACCATGAAGTGGGCACGCCCGTTCATCAACAATAACGCCCAGGGCCGTGCGCCACAGTCGCCTGCCGATGTGGCACAGGTCGGTGACCTGGTGCGCCTGCAGCGTCTGGAAGACGGCAAGTTCAAGTTCAGCCAGGTACCTGGTGCGCAAAGTGCCCTGGTCACCCTCGACCCTTACAACGGCGCCATTCGTGCGCTGGTTGGCGGTTTCTCGTTCGAGCAGAGCAACTACAACCGCGCCATGCAGGCCAAGCGCCAGCCAGGTTCGAGCTTCAAACCGTTCATCTACAGCGCCGCACTGGACAGCGGCTATACCGCATCAACCCTGGTCAACGATGCACCGATCGTGTTCGTCGACGAATCCGTCGACAAAGTGTGGCGACCGAAGAACGACACCAACACCTTCCTCGGCCCGATCCGTATGCGCGAAGCGCTGTACAAGTCGCGCAACCTGGTTTCGATCCGGTTGTTGCAGGCCATGGGTGTAGACCGCACCATCGACTACATCGCCAAGTTCGGTTTCAACAAGCAGGACCTGCCGCGCAACCTGTCGCTGGCGCTGGGCACCGCGACCTTGACCCCGATGGAAATCGCCACCGGCTGGAGCACCTTTGCCAACGGCGGCTACAAGATCACCCCATACCTGATCGACCGTATCGAAAGCCGTAGCGGCGAAACGCTGTTCACCGCCAACCCGGCCCGCGTGCCTCAAGGTGCCGAGGACCAGGCTGGCCTGGCGGCACCCGAACAGCCGATCAGCACCGCAGCCATGCCAGGGGAAGCACCTTCCGCCTTCAACCCGGCGGCCGCTGCACCGCAAGCGCCGGCAGTGGCCGAACAAATCGTCGACGGGCGTACCACCTACATCCTCACCAGCATGCTGCAGGACGTGATCAAGCGCGGGACCGGCCGCCGGGCGCTAGCCCTGGGCCGCACCGACCTTGCGGGCAAGACGGGCACCACCAACGAATCCAAGGACGCCTGGTTCTCTGGCTACAACGCCGACTACGTGACCACCGTGTGGGTCGGCTTCGACCAACCGGAAACCCTCGGCCGCCGCGAGTATGGCGGTACGGCGGCGCTGCCGATCTGGATGAGCTTCATGGGCGCGGCGCTCAAGGACAAACCGAATCACGCACCGGCAGAACCGGAAGGCATCCTCAGCTTGCGCGTCGACCCGGTCAGTGGCCGTGCGGCATCGCCGAGCACACCGAATGCCTACTTCGAGCTGTTCAAGGCTGAGGATTCACCGCCCTCGGTGGACGAACTGGGCAATGGCGCAGCACCGGGCAGCCCACTGCCAGCCGATGAAGCAGCGCCGATGGACCTGTTCTGA
- the aroB gene encoding 3-dehydroquinate synthase codes for MQTLKVDLGERSYPIYIGEGLLDQPELLAPHIAGRQVAIVSNETVAPLYLERLSKTLGAYSVLPVVLPDGEAHKNWETLQLIFDGLLTARHDRRTTVVALGGGVIGDMAGFAAACYQRGVDFIQVPTTLLSQVDSSVGGKTGINHPLGKNMVGAFYQPNAVLIDTTSLKTLPARELSAGLAEVIKYGLICDMPFLAWLEDNMQALRALDSVALTEAISRSCAAKAAVVGADERESGVRATLNLGHTFGHAIETHMGYGVWLHGEAVAAGTAMALEMSMRLGWIDQAERDRGIRLLQDAGLPVVPPQEMTPAHFMEHMAVDKKVIDGRLRLVLLRQMGEAVVTDDYPKEILQATLSADYRAIVAQL; via the coding sequence ATGCAGACACTTAAGGTCGACCTGGGCGAGCGCAGCTACCCGATCTACATTGGCGAAGGCCTGCTGGACCAGCCCGAGCTGCTGGCGCCGCACATTGCCGGCCGGCAAGTCGCCATCGTTTCCAACGAGACCGTCGCGCCCCTGTATCTCGAACGCCTGAGCAAGACCCTCGGTGCCTACTCGGTGCTGCCGGTGGTATTGCCCGATGGCGAAGCGCACAAGAACTGGGAAACCCTGCAACTGATCTTCGATGGCCTGCTGACCGCCCGCCATGATCGCCGCACCACCGTAGTTGCCTTGGGCGGCGGCGTGATCGGTGACATGGCCGGCTTCGCTGCTGCCTGTTACCAGCGCGGTGTCGACTTCATCCAGGTGCCGACTACCCTGCTTTCTCAGGTTGATTCTTCGGTGGGCGGCAAGACCGGCATCAACCACCCGCTGGGCAAGAACATGGTCGGTGCCTTCTACCAGCCCAACGCGGTGCTGATCGACACCACCAGCCTGAAGACCCTGCCAGCGCGTGAGCTGTCCGCAGGCCTGGCCGAAGTGATCAAGTACGGCCTGATCTGCGACATGCCCTTCCTCGCCTGGCTCGAAGACAATATGCAGGCCCTGCGAGCCCTCGACTCGGTAGCCCTGACCGAGGCCATCAGCCGCTCTTGTGCGGCCAAGGCTGCCGTGGTCGGTGCCGACGAGCGCGAGTCGGGTGTGCGGGCCACCCTGAACCTTGGGCATACCTTCGGGCATGCCATCGAAACCCACATGGGCTACGGCGTGTGGCTGCACGGCGAAGCCGTGGCAGCGGGCACGGCGATGGCCTTGGAAATGTCCATGCGCCTTGGCTGGATCGACCAGGCCGAGCGTGATCGCGGGATCCGCCTGTTGCAGGACGCAGGTTTGCCGGTGGTGCCACCACAGGAAATGACCCCGGCGCATTTCATGGAGCACATGGCGGTCGACAAGAAAGTGATCGACGGCCGCCTGCGTCTGGTGCTGTTGCGCCAGATGGGCGAGGCCGTTGTGACCGACGACTATCCGAAAGAGATTCTACAGGCCACGCTGTCGGCGGATTACCGCGCGATCGTGGCCCAGCTTTGA
- a CDS encoding pilus assembly protein PilP, whose translation MSAAPILAWLAVAGRSRNIRRIAPLLVAGLVFGLGCAFRLPAGLQQQAQEAARQAALSEQQAASATQLVELERLQASVDSAERRLLGAHWYLAAGERMSDLLDRLAASGHAHGLLVERFDVKEAEQQAGHWEIPLQVQVVGRYRDVRQWLGDWLGQARLLRSGDMKLTAVEGQPGLLRLQLRVDAFQASAPIPAPDVLARMPAKAATPAPVVDPFAPGALRMAGSGLASVPLAQMEMVGSLSRGAAHEALLMAAGRLYRVRTGERLGRNRGVVARIDPGQVEVRERLFMAGVWHERTAFITLAKRLGKEARNQNEERDEMGVGSAAADSAGVGDVLSG comes from the coding sequence ATGAGCGCAGCTCCGATCCTTGCCTGGTTGGCGGTAGCCGGGCGTTCCAGAAACATTCGGCGTATCGCGCCATTGCTGGTCGCTGGGCTGGTGTTCGGCCTGGGATGCGCGTTTCGCCTGCCAGCAGGGCTACAACAGCAGGCGCAAGAAGCGGCCAGGCAGGCCGCGCTGAGCGAGCAGCAGGCAGCCAGTGCGACACAACTGGTCGAGCTGGAGCGCCTGCAGGCCTCTGTGGATTCTGCCGAGCGGCGGTTGCTGGGAGCTCACTGGTACTTGGCCGCCGGGGAGCGCATGAGCGATTTGCTTGACCGCCTGGCGGCTTCGGGGCATGCGCATGGCTTGCTGGTCGAGCGGTTTGATGTGAAGGAGGCCGAGCAACAGGCCGGCCATTGGGAAATTCCGCTGCAGGTGCAGGTGGTGGGGCGTTACAGGGACGTGCGTCAGTGGCTGGGCGACTGGCTGGGGCAGGCACGCCTGTTGCGCAGCGGTGACATGAAACTGACCGCAGTCGAGGGGCAACCTGGGCTTTTGCGTCTGCAACTGCGAGTCGATGCCTTCCAGGCCTCAGCGCCCATACCGGCACCTGACGTGCTTGCGCGGATGCCGGCCAAGGCCGCGACGCCAGCGCCGGTGGTCGATCCCTTCGCCCCTGGCGCGTTGCGAATGGCTGGCTCCGGGCTGGCAAGCGTGCCGCTGGCACAGATGGAAATGGTCGGCAGTCTGTCGCGAGGGGCGGCGCATGAGGCGCTGCTGATGGCGGCTGGCAGGCTCTACCGCGTGCGGACAGGTGAGCGGTTGGGGCGCAACCGCGGTGTGGTGGCGCGGATCGATCCAGGCCAGGTCGAAGTGCGAGAACGGCTATTCATGGCGGGGGTGTGGCACGAGCGCACGGCGTTCATCACCCTTGCAAAACGCCTGGGCAAGGAGGCCCGGAACCAGAATGAAGAACGTGATGAAATGGGTGTTGGCAGCGCTGCTGCCGATTCCGCTGGCGTCGGCGATGTCTTATCAGGGTGA
- a CDS encoding PilN domain-containing protein, with protein sequence MMRLNLLPWRERQREAAVRRFRVQLIAGALLALCAVTLVDQLARQRGQQEALANTRQQANLEVLAEQLQPLADVRAKHDVLMARLAALEGLRAQQGVLGDVFADLEVALPVGVQLLDLSLENGHLQMTGLATSGAEVAQFMRDLDRSGVLLDLALKRVRSMPGGDEFLLVARVSAFWS encoded by the coding sequence ATGATGCGGCTTAACCTGTTGCCCTGGCGTGAACGGCAGCGCGAAGCGGCGGTTCGGCGCTTTCGCGTCCAGCTGATTGCTGGCGCACTTCTAGCGCTGTGCGCCGTGACGCTGGTCGACCAGCTAGCCCGCCAGCGCGGGCAGCAGGAGGCGCTGGCCAACACCCGGCAACAGGCCAACCTTGAGGTGCTGGCCGAACAACTGCAGCCGCTGGCTGATGTGCGCGCGAAGCATGACGTACTCATGGCCCGTTTGGCTGCGCTGGAGGGCTTGCGGGCCCAGCAAGGTGTGCTGGGTGATGTGTTCGCCGATCTTGAGGTGGCACTGCCGGTTGGGGTTCAGCTTCTTGACCTCAGCCTGGAAAACGGCCACCTGCAGATGACCGGGTTGGCTACGTCCGGCGCCGAGGTTGCGCAGTTCATGCGCGATCTGGATCGGTCTGGTGTTTTGCTCGATCTGGCGCTCAAGCGCGTCAGGAGCATGCCGGGCGGTGATGAATTTTTGCTGGTTGCGCGCGTTTCGGCGTTCTGGTCATGA
- a CDS encoding secretin N-terminal domain-containing protein, producing MKNVMKWVLAALLPIPLASAMSYQGEPLSLNFQDVEVRSVLQVLADYAGVNLVASDDVQGSVTLRLQDVPWDQALDLVLRSKGLARRQEGNVLLVVPAAAFVPQPLNAQVGLLPDAQMQPLHRELIPIHHADAAGLVELLLTSLADDGPLTARGSLGVDERTNTLVAHQPADRLADLRQLVAQLDVPVRQVAIEARIVEANVDYEKSLGVRWGGPLYGENLRPGKELFIDLGVERAGSSVGLGLLRGDVLLDLELSAMEKSGNGEIISQPKVVTADKETARILKGTEVPYQETSQSGATSVAFREASLSLEVTPQITPDNKVIMAVRVTKDEPDYVNALNNVPPIRKNEVNAKVRVADGETIVIGGVYSTSQNNVVDKVPFLGDLPYVGRLFRRDALQEKKSELLVFLTPRIMSDQAIAVSR from the coding sequence ATGAAGAACGTGATGAAATGGGTGTTGGCAGCGCTGCTGCCGATTCCGCTGGCGTCGGCGATGTCTTATCAGGGTGAGCCCCTGTCGTTGAACTTTCAGGATGTGGAAGTGCGCTCGGTGCTGCAGGTGCTGGCCGATTATGCGGGGGTCAACCTGGTCGCCAGCGATGATGTGCAGGGCAGCGTGACCTTGCGCTTGCAAGACGTGCCCTGGGATCAGGCCCTTGATCTGGTGCTGCGCAGCAAAGGTCTGGCCCGGCGCCAGGAGGGCAATGTGCTGCTGGTGGTGCCTGCGGCAGCGTTTGTCCCACAGCCGCTCAATGCCCAGGTGGGCCTGTTGCCGGATGCACAGATGCAGCCGTTGCACCGTGAACTGATACCGATCCACCATGCCGACGCCGCCGGGCTGGTTGAGCTGTTGCTCACCAGTCTGGCGGATGACGGCCCCCTCACGGCTCGTGGCAGCCTGGGTGTCGATGAGCGCACCAATACACTGGTGGCGCACCAGCCCGCCGATCGCCTGGCCGATTTGCGGCAACTGGTTGCCCAGTTGGATGTGCCGGTGCGCCAGGTGGCGATCGAGGCACGTATCGTCGAGGCCAACGTCGACTACGAAAAAAGCCTGGGGGTACGCTGGGGTGGGCCGCTGTACGGTGAAAACCTGCGGCCGGGCAAGGAACTGTTCATCGACCTCGGCGTGGAGCGGGCGGGCAGCAGCGTCGGTCTGGGCCTGTTGCGCGGTGACGTGTTGCTCGACCTGGAGCTCAGCGCGATGGAAAAAAGCGGCAACGGCGAGATCATCTCGCAGCCCAAGGTGGTCACGGCCGACAAGGAAACGGCCAGGATCCTCAAAGGCACCGAGGTGCCCTACCAGGAGACCAGCCAGAGCGGCGCCACCTCGGTGGCCTTCCGCGAAGCCTCGTTGTCGCTGGAGGTGACCCCGCAGATTACACCGGACAACAAAGTGATCATGGCTGTCAGGGTGACCAAGGACGAGCCGGATTACGTCAATGCCCTGAACAACGTACCGCCAATCCGCAAGAACGAGGTCAATGCCAAGGTGCGCGTGGCGGATGGCGAAACGATCGTGATCGGTGGCGTGTACTCGACTTCGCAAAACAATGTGGTCGACAAGGTGCCATTTTTAGGCGATCTGCCGTATGTTGGGCGGCTGTTTCGACGCGATGCATTACAAGAGAAAAAATCCGAGCTGCTGGTCTTCCTGACTCCGCGTATCATGAGTGACCAGGCGATTGCTGTGAGTCGTTGA